One region of bacterium genomic DNA includes:
- a CDS encoding S8 family serine peptidase has translation MRPHACRLNKESLLGLKLVVLLGLCFGIVSAADAGNYNYVPNEYIINVQSGTSSSAVEMLVDNMGASIVKELPLSGMYHIKMGRTSRISSRSRSSLSSRLAVTWAVDHIQPNYVYTLCTVPNDPGYENQWGMEMINMPDAWNIEKGVESVRVGVIDTGVANHPDLEGRISSGYDFVDDDSDPSNDLHGHGTFVSGIIAAQGDNDKGVVGVCWDNVQIVPIRAFEGSSADTDVLLEAEQYALDQGVDVLNMSYGSYGDDAATDEMMKKLYAAGVILVAAAGNEETNLPSYPASCDGVISVSALGPDESLAYYSNYGSTIDIAAPGGDDSTSTADQIYSTVFSIDDDTGEYYYYYGYFGAGTSYACPHVAGAAAILLSYGIPASEVTDRLLKSARPPKTGALDPNKYGAGVLDVKAALTYGGVQILQPSAGGTVSSRPTFKISLTNVDTSSVKVYLDYPDTDENGVPDDLTDTSYVILDSSNISAGIITATWPLDSSTQSPLSAGDHSIYVRASSTAGGQIYSDWAVFSVASTTFSSGLYLISLPYNFAHFDSDGALTMTALPENLFLTADGESANFADTSKLRVRLARWSPKTTIASGAGYLYYPDNVLAWENPLDSNSSYSWYTGGSYNQSSGVYSFPVGTGFWLMVPSNQEVVLNSAYSAVLESDAYNISLYKGWNMFGNPYDKQVSWSNAFFTYKGITKTLADAQAAGWIGSSVYYYTQTPSRGYHKLSNRDALDAYMGYWLYARVGGVTSSDSLEMTILP, from the coding sequence TTCCTCTGCAGTCGAAATGCTTGTGGACAATATGGGAGCTTCAATTGTAAAAGAGCTTCCATTGTCCGGCATGTATCACATAAAGATGGGTCGGACTTCCAGAATATCTTCACGGAGTCGTTCATCACTTAGTTCCAGGTTAGCCGTGACGTGGGCAGTCGATCACATTCAGCCAAACTATGTCTACACACTCTGTACAGTTCCGAATGATCCCGGCTATGAGAACCAGTGGGGCATGGAAATGATAAATATGCCGGATGCCTGGAATATTGAGAAGGGTGTCGAGTCGGTTCGAGTAGGTGTAATCGATACGGGCGTAGCAAATCATCCTGACCTGGAAGGCAGAATATCGAGTGGCTATGACTTTGTGGATGATGATAGTGACCCCAGCAATGATTTGCATGGTCATGGCACTTTTGTTTCCGGGATCATAGCAGCCCAAGGTGACAACGATAAGGGTGTCGTGGGTGTATGCTGGGACAACGTGCAGATTGTGCCCATCCGGGCTTTTGAAGGTAGTTCTGCGGATACGGACGTTCTTCTTGAAGCCGAGCAATATGCTTTGGATCAGGGTGTGGACGTGTTAAATATGAGCTATGGCAGTTATGGAGATGATGCTGCCACAGATGAGATGATGAAGAAGTTATATGCAGCCGGTGTAATTCTGGTTGCAGCCGCTGGAAACGAAGAGACAAATCTACCGAGTTATCCAGCCTCATGCGACGGAGTTATTTCAGTATCTGCTTTAGGTCCTGATGAGAGTCTGGCTTACTATTCCAACTACGGTTCAACAATCGACATTGCTGCTCCCGGTGGGGATGATAGTACAAGTACGGCAGATCAGATCTACAGCACAGTCTTTTCGATAGATGATGACACTGGTGAGTATTATTATTACTATGGATATTTTGGTGCAGGTACATCGTATGCATGCCCCCATGTAGCTGGTGCAGCAGCGATCCTTTTGAGTTACGGTATTCCTGCGAGCGAAGTGACAGACAGACTATTGAAGTCTGCTCGTCCTCCAAAGACTGGTGCGCTGGACCCGAATAAATATGGTGCTGGTGTGTTGGATGTGAAGGCGGCTCTGACTTATGGCGGTGTACAGATTCTTCAGCCCAGCGCGGGTGGCACTGTTTCCAGCAGACCGACGTTCAAGATATCTCTGACCAATGTTGATACTTCATCCGTCAAGGTTTATTTGGACTATCCTGACACTGACGAGAATGGAGTTCCTGACGACCTAACCGATACGTCATATGTTATTTTGGACAGCTCCAACATCAGTGCCGGCATCATTACCGCCACATGGCCATTGGATTCATCAACGCAGAGTCCTTTGAGTGCGGGCGACCATTCAATTTATGTTAGGGCTTCGTCAACAGCTGGTGGGCAGATATATTCTGACTGGGCAGTTTTTTCAGTTGCGTCCACAACTTTTTCTTCTGGTCTATACTTAATATCTCTTCCTTACAACTTTGCCCATTTCGATAGTGATGGGGCCTTAACGATGACGGCATTGCCGGAGAATCTATTTCTTACTGCGGATGGAGAATCCGCGAATTTTGCGGATACGAGCAAGTTACGAGTCCGTCTGGCACGCTGGTCTCCGAAGACTACCATAGCATCTGGAGCGGGCTACTTATATTATCCTGATAACGTGCTTGCATGGGAAAATCCACTTGATTCCAATTCCAGCTATAGTTGGTATACGGGCGGCAGTTACAATCAGAGTTCTGGTGTCTATTCATTTCCGGTTGGTACAGGTTTTTGGCTTATGGTGCCGAGCAACCAGGAAGTTGTATTAAACAGTGCATATTCAGCAGTTCTAGAAAGTGATGCATACAACATTAGTCTCTACAAAGGCTGGAACATGTTCGGCAATCCATATGACAAGCAGGTTTCATGGAGCAATGCATTTTTTACATATAAGGGCATAACGAAAACTCTGGCGGATGCTCAGGCTGCCGGCTGGATAGGTTCAAGTGTTTATTACTACACCCAGACACCGAGCCGTGGCTACCACAAACTTTCAAATCGTGATGCGCTTGATGCATATATGGGGTATTGGCTCTATGCCAGGGTTGGTGGAGTAACTTCAAGCGACTCCCTTGAGATGACAATTTTGCCGTAG